From a region of the Marinomonas mediterranea MMB-1 genome:
- a CDS encoding DMT family transporter yields the protein MQIFFVLLVLIWSTGFITGKFIVGLVDPNIYLAIRFALTGLLFLIGALLFKRSFPSFSELPKHILAGILLNGLYLGFAYVAVANGLPAGVMALIGSLQPILVTLLAFLIMKEKTSATGLVGMAVAIFGLYLVIGPSLHVEDHSYGIAMVSLGILAIFCLSFGSVYQKMSISQSDIVTTMAIQNLAAAAVSCVFVFVLGERLLIVNATSLALFAWGILVLSCGGVFLLVWLYRKVQASLVSSLLLLVPPLAAIESYFIFGESMTWVQISGVVTTLAGVYMSRLNIKFGQAKKEPVQQSH from the coding sequence GTGCAGATTTTCTTCGTTCTATTGGTTTTGATTTGGTCAACGGGTTTTATTACGGGTAAATTCATCGTCGGGTTGGTCGATCCGAACATTTACCTTGCTATCCGATTTGCACTGACAGGGCTTCTCTTTCTTATCGGAGCGCTTTTATTCAAGCGATCCTTTCCTTCTTTTTCTGAACTTCCTAAGCATATTTTAGCGGGCATTTTGCTTAATGGTTTGTATTTAGGCTTTGCGTATGTCGCGGTTGCTAATGGGCTTCCCGCTGGTGTTATGGCGCTGATTGGGTCGCTACAGCCGATTCTTGTGACGCTGTTGGCATTTTTAATCATGAAAGAAAAGACCTCGGCAACGGGGCTAGTTGGAATGGCGGTCGCCATCTTTGGCTTGTATCTCGTTATTGGTCCGTCATTGCATGTCGAGGATCATAGTTACGGTATTGCTATGGTGTCGCTTGGTATTTTGGCTATTTTTTGCCTTTCGTTTGGGTCTGTCTATCAGAAGATGTCCATTTCTCAATCTGATATTGTCACTACGATGGCAATACAAAATTTAGCCGCGGCGGCGGTCTCATGTGTCTTTGTCTTTGTGCTTGGTGAGCGCTTACTTATTGTCAATGCAACGTCGCTTGCCTTATTCGCTTGGGGCATTCTTGTTCTTTCATGTGGCGGTGTCTTTTTACTCGTTTGGTTATATCGTAAAGTTCAAGCCTCGTTGGTGTCGTCATTATTGCTGTTGGTGCCTCCTCTCGCTGCGATCGAAAGTTATTTTATTTTTGGTGAGAGCATGACATGGGTTCAGATTAGCGGCGTAGTGACGACTTTAGCGGGTGTGTATATGAGTCGTTTAAACATCAAATTTGGACAGGCTAAAAAAGAGCCAGTACAGCAATCTCATTGA
- the argS gene encoding arginine--tRNA ligase, whose product MNIQTLLNQRIQAAMIAAGAPEESPALVRQSAKVQFGDYQANGIMGVAKKLKTNPRAFAEQVLEKLDLTDLADKVEIAGPGFINVFLKNAWLAQEQKSLRKSERLDVVTVSEPQTVVVDYSAPNLAKEMHVGHLRSTVIGDAVVRTLEFLGHKVVRQNHVGDWGTQFGMLLAYMERLRAESSEISMALSDLETFYREAKKCFDDDEAFSVRARELVVKLQSGDEECKALWQDFINISLEHCEETYQMLGVSLERKNVMPESAYNDDLQNVINDLDAKGLIKEDQGAKCVFLEEFANKDGEITPIIVQKTGGGFLYSTTDLAAVRYRQNVLKADRALYFVDARQSLHFEQIFTLSRKAGFADDSISLEHMPFGTVMGSDGKPFKTRSGGVAKLSALLEEAQERAYKLVASKNPDMAEDELRNIGRVVGVASVKYADLSKNRTSDYVFNWDTMLSFEGNTAPYLQYAYSRVASIVRNADIDAAALQGDISVIEDQERALAVKLVQFEEAIQQVGNDGMPHFLCAYLYELAGTFMSFYEACPILKADEEVKNSRLQLALNTASTLKLGLSLLGIETLERM is encoded by the coding sequence GTGAATATTCAAACCCTTTTGAATCAACGAATTCAGGCTGCGATGATCGCAGCGGGCGCACCAGAAGAGTCTCCGGCACTGGTTCGTCAATCCGCTAAAGTACAGTTTGGCGATTATCAGGCAAACGGCATCATGGGAGTCGCGAAGAAGCTGAAAACAAACCCTCGTGCATTTGCTGAGCAGGTGCTTGAGAAGCTGGACCTGACCGATCTTGCGGATAAGGTGGAAATAGCGGGCCCTGGTTTTATTAATGTCTTCCTGAAAAATGCTTGGTTAGCGCAAGAGCAAAAGAGTTTGCGTAAAAGTGAGCGTTTGGATGTTGTTACGGTATCTGAGCCGCAAACGGTGGTTGTGGATTACTCTGCGCCAAACCTAGCAAAAGAAATGCACGTTGGTCACTTACGTTCAACGGTTATTGGTGATGCGGTTGTTCGCACTCTGGAGTTCTTAGGTCATAAGGTGGTTCGCCAGAATCACGTGGGCGACTGGGGAACTCAGTTCGGTATGCTGTTGGCGTACATGGAACGTCTGCGTGCAGAAAGCAGTGAAATTAGCATGGCGCTTTCTGATCTTGAAACCTTTTACCGTGAAGCCAAAAAATGCTTCGACGATGATGAGGCTTTCTCTGTTCGAGCTCGCGAGTTGGTGGTTAAGCTGCAATCTGGCGACGAAGAGTGTAAGGCGCTGTGGCAAGATTTTATCAATATCTCCCTAGAGCACTGTGAAGAAACGTACCAGATGTTAGGTGTCTCTCTAGAGCGTAAAAATGTTATGCCAGAGAGTGCTTACAACGATGATCTTCAAAATGTAATCAATGATCTTGATGCAAAAGGTCTGATTAAAGAAGATCAGGGCGCGAAGTGTGTTTTCCTAGAAGAGTTCGCCAATAAAGACGGTGAGATTACGCCAATTATCGTGCAAAAAACCGGTGGTGGTTTCTTGTACTCGACAACGGATTTGGCAGCGGTTCGTTACCGTCAAAACGTTCTGAAAGCCGATCGTGCGCTCTACTTTGTTGATGCGCGCCAATCTTTGCACTTTGAGCAGATCTTTACTTTGTCTCGCAAAGCGGGCTTCGCTGACGATTCTATCAGCCTTGAGCATATGCCTTTTGGTACGGTAATGGGCAGTGACGGCAAACCGTTCAAAACGCGTTCTGGCGGTGTTGCTAAGTTGTCTGCGTTATTGGAAGAAGCGCAAGAACGTGCTTATAAGCTGGTGGCTTCTAAAAACCCAGATATGGCGGAAGACGAACTTCGTAACATTGGTCGTGTAGTCGGTGTTGCGTCTGTTAAGTACGCGGATTTATCTAAAAACCGTACCAGTGATTACGTGTTCAATTGGGATACGATGCTGAGCTTTGAAGGTAACACAGCACCGTACCTTCAATACGCGTACTCTCGCGTTGCCAGCATTGTGCGTAATGCTGATATTGATGCAGCCGCTTTGCAAGGCGACATTTCCGTGATTGAAGATCAGGAAAGAGCGCTTGCGGTTAAGTTGGTTCAGTTTGAAGAAGCGATACAACAAGTTGGAAATGACGGTATGCCGCATTTCTTGTGTGCGTACTTGTACGAATTGGCGGGGACGTTCATGAGCTTCTACGAAGCTTGTCCGATTCTGAAAGCCGATGAAGAGGTGAAAAACAGTCGTTTGCAACTGGCGTTGAACACTGCTTCGACATTGAAGCTTGGGTTGTCCTTGCTGGGCATCGAGACATTAGAGCGCATGTAA
- a CDS encoding toll/interleukin-1 receptor domain-containing protein: protein MAFDIFISHASEDKEIVARPIASFLDENTELTVWYDEFTLNPGDSLSEKIDYGLANSRYGLVVISPAFMSKNWPKKELRGLNALNVEGQNKLIPVWHNVAKEEVISFSPTIADVYALNTANGVSSVCDEIIKVVVSVETSIDELIDKAQKLLKDGEFELSVMSASKALRQHLEFIALQRLGPKYFRKKGIKRFSLLQLLDALHSKGGIIPKDSESEIDRKKLNSLRNIAVHGSKKKELGFKNSNAFIVQVRIIIRESKI from the coding sequence TTGGCTTTCGATATTTTCATTAGTCATGCGAGTGAAGACAAAGAGATTGTGGCTCGTCCAATCGCTTCGTTTCTCGATGAAAACACTGAACTTACAGTTTGGTATGATGAATTTACTTTGAATCCTGGAGACAGCCTTTCGGAGAAGATTGACTATGGCTTGGCTAATAGCAGATATGGTCTAGTGGTAATTAGTCCAGCATTTATGAGTAAAAACTGGCCAAAAAAAGAACTAAGAGGCCTTAATGCACTTAATGTTGAAGGGCAAAATAAACTGATACCGGTCTGGCATAACGTTGCAAAGGAAGAGGTTATTTCATTTTCTCCAACTATCGCAGATGTTTACGCTCTAAATACAGCGAATGGGGTCAGTAGCGTTTGTGACGAAATAATTAAGGTAGTAGTTTCAGTAGAAACATCAATAGATGAACTCATTGATAAGGCTCAAAAACTCTTAAAAGATGGCGAGTTTGAATTAAGTGTTATGAGTGCTTCCAAGGCATTGAGGCAACATCTAGAGTTCATTGCATTGCAAAGGCTTGGGCCAAAGTATTTTAGAAAAAAAGGTATAAAAAGGTTTTCTTTATTACAACTTTTAGATGCTCTTCACTCTAAAGGTGGCATAATTCCTAAAGATAGTGAATCCGAAATAGACCGAAAAAAACTAAACTCTCTGCGAAATATAGCCGTTCATGGCTCTAAAAAAAAAGAACTAGGGTTTAAAAACTCAAATGCGTTTATTGTACAAGTACGTATTATTATTCGTGAAAGTAAAATCTAA
- a CDS encoding antibiotic biosynthesis monooxygenase family protein has protein sequence MTLIANTPKPPYYAVIFTSLRTEEESGYGQMADRMLELASKQTGFLGVESAREEVGVTVSYWSDLESIKQWKANVEHQNAQKLGHEKWYSSFKTRISKVERDYGI, from the coding sequence ATGACCCTAATAGCTAACACACCAAAGCCCCCTTACTACGCGGTTATTTTTACCTCTCTTCGAACGGAAGAGGAGAGCGGTTATGGCCAAATGGCAGATCGAATGCTCGAACTTGCTTCAAAACAAACGGGTTTTTTAGGCGTAGAGTCAGCAAGAGAAGAGGTTGGTGTTACCGTTTCATACTGGTCTGATCTGGAATCCATAAAACAGTGGAAAGCTAATGTTGAGCATCAAAATGCTCAAAAGCTTGGTCATGAAAAATGGTATTCATCCTTCAAAACTCGTATATCAAAGGTAGAGCGAGACTACGGTATTTAA
- the ilvA gene encoding threonine ammonia-lyase, biosynthetic: MPHTIIKKILQARVYDVAVETPASRANQLSKRLGNEIILKREDLQPVFSFKIRGAYNKICQLSQEELDRGVIAASAGNHAQGLALAAKKLGVKATIVMPATTPDVKVSAVRNHGAEVVLFGDAFDEASVKSKEIMAQTGQTYVHPFDDLDTIAGQGTIGMEILHQIEGDIDAIFVPVGGGGLIAGVAAYIKYLRPEIKVIGVEPEDAACLKAAMKAGKPTRLDQVGIFAEGVAVAEIGEHTFKIAKDNVDDVITVTTDEMCAAIKDIYDDTRSITEPAGACALAGLKKYVESTGAKDKKLIAINSGANVNFDRLRHVSERAELGEKREAIIAVKIPEEPGAFKGFCQALVGRNITEFNYRYGDAEQAVIFVGVAIGNSPDSRQELLNDLKDYEIVDLTDDETTKVHVRHMIGGHLRSEKGELLYSFEFPERPGALLKFLNTLGGQWNISMFHYRNHGDAYGRVLVGLQAVGEETDVTRYLDELGYPYQDENDNAACELFFK; the protein is encoded by the coding sequence ATGCCCCACACAATCATAAAGAAAATTCTACAGGCGCGCGTTTATGACGTCGCTGTGGAAACACCCGCATCCCGTGCCAATCAATTGTCAAAGCGATTGGGTAACGAGATTATTTTGAAAAGAGAGGACCTTCAACCTGTTTTCTCTTTCAAAATTCGTGGGGCATATAACAAAATTTGTCAGTTATCGCAGGAAGAGTTAGACCGAGGCGTTATTGCCGCATCAGCGGGGAATCATGCTCAAGGCTTAGCGCTTGCGGCGAAAAAATTAGGTGTGAAAGCAACGATTGTCATGCCAGCGACCACGCCTGATGTAAAGGTATCCGCTGTCCGTAATCACGGTGCCGAAGTGGTACTGTTTGGCGATGCGTTCGATGAAGCATCTGTCAAATCGAAAGAAATCATGGCTCAGACAGGCCAAACCTACGTTCATCCGTTTGATGACCTCGATACCATCGCAGGTCAAGGCACAATCGGCATGGAAATCTTGCACCAAATTGAAGGTGATATCGACGCGATTTTCGTTCCCGTCGGTGGCGGCGGTCTAATAGCCGGAGTCGCAGCCTACATAAAATACCTTCGTCCTGAAATCAAAGTCATTGGCGTTGAGCCAGAAGACGCAGCCTGTTTGAAGGCCGCGATGAAAGCTGGCAAACCAACCCGTCTTGATCAAGTGGGTATATTTGCCGAAGGTGTTGCCGTAGCGGAAATCGGAGAGCACACGTTTAAGATTGCAAAAGACAATGTCGATGACGTGATTACCGTGACGACAGATGAAATGTGCGCGGCCATTAAAGACATTTACGATGATACACGCTCGATAACAGAGCCTGCCGGAGCGTGTGCGCTTGCAGGTCTTAAGAAGTACGTGGAATCGACGGGCGCCAAAGATAAAAAGCTCATCGCGATCAACAGCGGTGCAAACGTGAACTTCGACCGTTTACGTCATGTTTCCGAGCGTGCTGAGTTAGGTGAAAAACGCGAAGCGATTATCGCAGTAAAAATTCCAGAAGAACCGGGCGCATTCAAAGGTTTCTGCCAGGCACTAGTCGGACGAAATATTACCGAATTCAACTACCGTTATGGTGACGCCGAGCAAGCCGTTATCTTTGTTGGTGTCGCGATAGGGAACAGCCCAGACAGTCGTCAGGAATTATTGAACGACCTTAAAGACTACGAAATTGTCGATCTGACCGACGATGAAACCACCAAAGTGCACGTACGTCACATGATTGGCGGCCACTTGCGCAGTGAAAAAGGGGAACTGTTATACAGCTTTGAATTCCCCGAACGTCCGGGAGCCTTGCTTAAATTCCTAAATACATTAGGCGGACAGTGGAACATCTCCATGTTCCACTACAGAAATCACGGCGACGCCTACGGTCGCGTGCTAGTCGGTTTGCAAGCCGTTGGTGAGGAAACAGACGTGACTCGCTACCTTGACGAACTTGGCTATCCGTACCAAGACGAAAACGACAACGCCGCGTGTGAGTTGTTCTTTAAATAA